From a single Okeanomitos corallinicola TIOX110 genomic region:
- a CDS encoding N-acetylmuramoyl-L-alanine amidase produces MKFGIDMGHNCPPDTGARGIKYEDTLTMEVGNKVISKLKSLGHTAISCTPSSARSVSQSLGRRCDTANRNRVDVFVSIHFNAFNGRANGTEIFAMSDAGRKIAQPVLNEIIKLGFFNRGVKNGSHLYVVRNTNMPGILVECCFIDSAKDMQIYDSEAMANAIVKGLTGKVASAPVSTVKDEEQNTDTTILRLQKALNQLKITDKNGKTLDEDNFIGPATTSAVEKFQRIVGILPTGMANSATTWSAINQILSKRLVQGNQTTGAIMRYIQYRVGSVADGIYGPNTEAAIKRFQQQNGLTADGIVGPATWQKLIG; encoded by the coding sequence ATGAAATTTGGAATTGATATGGGGCATAATTGCCCTCCAGACACTGGAGCTAGAGGTATTAAATACGAAGATACTTTAACGATGGAGGTAGGTAATAAAGTTATATCTAAGTTAAAAAGTCTCGGACATACAGCCATATCTTGTACACCAAGTAGTGCCAGATCAGTTAGTCAATCACTTGGTAGACGTTGTGATACAGCAAATAGAAACAGAGTAGATGTTTTTGTTTCGATTCATTTTAATGCTTTCAATGGTAGAGCAAATGGCACAGAAATATTTGCCATGAGTGATGCAGGCAGAAAAATTGCCCAACCTGTATTAAATGAAATTATTAAGTTAGGATTTTTTAATCGCGGTGTTAAAAATGGCTCTCATTTGTATGTGGTTAGAAATACAAATATGCCAGGAATTCTCGTAGAATGTTGCTTTATTGATTCTGCCAAAGATATGCAAATCTACGATAGCGAAGCCATGGCTAATGCTATTGTTAAAGGCTTAACTGGTAAAGTGGCATCGGCCCCTGTCAGCACAGTCAAAGATGAAGAACAGAATACAGATACCACTATTCTCAGACTACAGAAAGCCTTAAATCAACTGAAAATTACGGATAAAAATGGTAAGACTTTGGATGAAGATAACTTCATTGGACCTGCTACAACTTCCGCTGTAGAAAAGTTCCAGAGAATTGTGGGAATTCTACCTACAGGAATGGCAAATAGTGCAACAACATGGAGTGCTATTAATCAAATTCTCTCCAAGAGATTAGTCCAAGGAAATCAAACCACAGGGGCAATAATGAGATACATACAGTATCGTGTAGGTTCTGTTGCCGATGGAATTTATGGGCCAAATACAGAAGCAGCAATCAAGAGATTTCAACAGCAAAATGGTTTAACTGCTGATGGAATTGTTGGCCCAGCAACTTGGCAAAAATTGATAGGATAA
- a CDS encoding CHAD domain-containing protein, with protein MNLSSTTTFTSLGNYACKAIEKNLHKTLKWENSVKKHKDPEALHQMRVGMRRLRTSVSGFGSHLDLPKSASNKNIGKIAKILGNLRDLDVLKEILENNYQPHLLDQEKTYLQIAFSSLSKQRDAAFSRVQKTLKDEAYKSFKNNLQQWLEKPRYQPLANLPIQQVLPDLLLPEISKFLLHPGWMIGTEVTESEVVISTELTPEQLEQYLQHQGEILHSLRKQAKRVRYQMELFADLYDEAFTVHISQVKIIQEILGNIQDSMVLNEWLVNIFKSDMNEKLSGLKTLLAVNRYQLWQQWQPLKAQYLSPENKHNLHSIIIQIL; from the coding sequence ATGAATTTATCTTCAACAACCACATTTACAAGTCTAGGGAACTATGCGTGTAAGGCAATTGAAAAAAACTTACACAAAACTCTTAAATGGGAAAATTCTGTGAAGAAACATAAAGATCCTGAAGCACTGCACCAGATGCGTGTAGGAATGCGCCGCCTCCGCACATCTGTGAGTGGATTTGGGTCACATTTGGATTTACCTAAGTCAGCTAGTAATAAAAATATTGGTAAAATTGCCAAAATTCTCGGAAACCTTCGAGATTTAGATGTTCTCAAAGAAATATTAGAGAATAACTATCAACCACATTTACTAGACCAGGAAAAAACTTATTTACAGATAGCTTTTTCTAGTTTATCTAAACAAAGAGATGCTGCATTTTCCCGTGTCCAGAAAACATTAAAAGATGAAGCTTATAAATCCTTTAAGAATAACTTGCAGCAATGGTTAGAAAAACCCAGGTATCAACCATTAGCAAATCTGCCAATTCAGCAGGTATTGCCAGATTTACTATTACCAGAAATCAGCAAGTTTTTATTACATCCAGGGTGGATGATTGGCACAGAAGTTACAGAGTCAGAAGTTGTGATTTCTACTGAATTGACACCAGAACAATTAGAACAATATTTGCAACATCAAGGTGAAATTCTGCATAGTTTACGAAAACAAGCTAAACGGGTTCGCTATCAAATGGAATTATTTGCTGATTTATATGACGAAGCTTTTACTGTCCATATTTCCCAAGTAAAAATTATTCAAGAAATTTTAGGTAATATCCAAGATAGTATGGTTTTAAATGAATGGCTTGTGAATATTTTTAAGTCAGATATGAATGAAAAACTGAGTGGGTTAAAGACATTATTAGCTGTCAATCGCTATCAGTTATGGCAACAGTGGCAACCACTAAAAGCACAATATCTCAGTCCAGAAAATAAGCATAATTTACACTCAATAATAATACAAATTCTATAA
- a CDS encoding site-2 protease family protein produces the protein MVFWFLLILGIATYLIVQRSVANITRTPVWLLWLVLMTPAFILTGWTLIHGDKQSPPPSLIIAPLIICLLLYWTLFLWGNRVPSNRTQGQTTESTSANHPITEPLPVRPIEAAEETNLRNCFPWSVYYIQNIEYRPQAIICRGQLRTNPSQAYQRIRTNIEEQFSDRFLLVFQEGMDGKPFFVLVPNTKTNRQNTKSSIDDKNQVVKALVLLLLTLVTTSFIGAQIAGVEVKQLKSDLTLIFQGLPYALGLITILGIHELGHYSMARFHRIKSTLPFFIPVPIFLGTFGAFIQMRSPIPNRKALFDVSIAGPIAGFLATLPLIIWGLANSEVVPISEKTGLLNPNALNPKYSILLAILSKLALGSQLTPKSALDLHPIAVAGLLGLIVTALNLMPVGQLDGGHIVHAMFGQRTAVSIGQISRWLLLTLSLIRQEFLLWAIILFLIPLVDEPALNDVTELDNRRDLLGLMAIAVLLIIVLPLPEFLARILQIS, from the coding sequence ATGGTATTTTGGTTTCTACTTATACTGGGAATAGCTACTTATCTGATAGTGCAGCGGAGCGTTGCTAATATCACTAGAACCCCAGTATGGTTGTTATGGTTGGTACTAATGACACCAGCATTTATCTTAACAGGCTGGACATTGATACATGGTGACAAACAATCACCACCACCCAGTTTGATTATTGCTCCTTTGATTATTTGTCTACTTTTATACTGGACTTTATTTTTATGGGGTAATAGAGTTCCCAGCAACCGAACTCAAGGTCAAACCACAGAATCTACATCAGCTAATCATCCTATTACCGAACCATTACCAGTGCGTCCCATAGAAGCAGCCGAAGAAACTAATTTGCGAAATTGTTTTCCTTGGTCTGTTTACTACATCCAAAATATTGAGTATAGACCCCAAGCTATAATTTGTCGTGGTCAGTTGCGAACTAATCCTAGTCAGGCTTATCAGCGCATTAGGACAAATATTGAAGAGCAATTTAGCGATCGCTTCCTGCTGGTATTTCAAGAAGGTATGGATGGGAAACCCTTCTTTGTACTTGTTCCCAATACTAAAACTAATAGACAAAATACAAAGAGTAGTATTGATGACAAAAATCAAGTTGTAAAAGCACTGGTACTGTTACTACTAACTTTAGTAACTACTAGCTTTATAGGAGCGCAAATTGCTGGTGTTGAAGTTAAACAACTAAAATCTGATCTGACTCTTATTTTTCAAGGTTTACCCTATGCTTTAGGCTTAATTACTATTTTGGGTATTCATGAACTTGGTCACTATTCTATGGCTAGATTCCATAGAATTAAGTCAACTTTGCCCTTTTTTATTCCTGTACCTATTTTCTTAGGAACTTTTGGGGCATTTATTCAAATGCGTAGTCCAATTCCTAACCGCAAAGCTTTATTTGATGTCAGTATTGCTGGGCCAATTGCCGGTTTTTTAGCTACTTTACCTTTAATAATTTGGGGTTTAGCTAACTCTGAAGTAGTACCAATAAGTGAAAAAACAGGACTTTTAAACCCTAATGCACTTAACCCTAAATATTCTATCCTTTTAGCTATTCTGTCAAAACTAGCTTTGGGTAGTCAATTAACTCCAAAATCTGCTCTAGATTTACATCCAATTGCAGTAGCTGGACTTTTAGGTTTAATTGTCACAGCATTAAATTTGATGCCCGTAGGACAACTTGATGGTGGTCATATAGTTCATGCCATGTTTGGACAACGCACAGCAGTGAGCATTGGTCAAATTTCTCGCTGGTTGTTACTTACACTTTCTTTAATCCGACAAGAATTTTTATTGTGGGCAATAATTTTATTCTTAATTCCCTTAGTTGATGAACCTGCACTTAACGATGTCACGGAATTAGACAATAGAAGGGATTTATTAGGATTAATGGCAATAGCTGTATTACTGATAATTGTATTACCGTTGCCTGAATTTTTGGCTCGAATTTTACAAATTTCCTAG
- a CDS encoding MBL fold metallo-hydrolase, producing MFSTTKPPQTVLTEEMPVGEILPNSTEIKSDFTDSRIKKIISFPPNRETLGGTSYLIVRNEGNILIDCPAFEQINQNFWQCLGHDKPTPGAVRWFFITHRGAIGKAAEVKEVLDCEILIQEQEAYLLPGLTVTTFSQEFTLDDTTQVIWTPGHSPGSSCLYYREFGGVLFSGRHLLPNLQGEAVPLRTPKTFHWPRQLKSVQALRDRFTPETLKYICPGANIGFLRGKRIIDNAYQSLGISH from the coding sequence ATGTTCTCTACAACTAAACCCCCACAAACTGTACTTACTGAAGAAATGCCAGTAGGAGAAATCCTACCCAACTCTACGGAAATAAAATCAGATTTTACTGACTCAAGGATCAAAAAAATTATTTCCTTCCCACCCAATAGAGAAACATTAGGAGGGACTTCTTATCTTATCGTAAGAAATGAAGGTAATATCCTCATAGATTGCCCAGCATTTGAGCAAATCAATCAGAATTTTTGGCAGTGTTTGGGTCATGATAAACCTACACCGGGTGCTGTGCGCTGGTTTTTTATTACTCATCGTGGTGCTATTGGTAAAGCAGCAGAAGTCAAAGAAGTCCTTGATTGTGAGATTCTCATTCAAGAGCAAGAAGCTTATTTGTTACCTGGTTTAACTGTCACTACCTTCAGTCAAGAATTTACTCTTGATGACACCACACAAGTAATTTGGACACCAGGCCATTCACCAGGTTCTTCATGTCTATACTATCGTGAATTTGGCGGAGTGTTATTTTCGGGTCGCCACTTACTCCCTAATTTGCAAGGTGAAGCAGTACCGCTGCGTACACCTAAAACCTTTCATTGGCCTAGACAACTTAAAAGTGTTCAAGCTCTACGCGATCGCTTTACACCGGAAACGCTTAAATACATCTGCCCCGGTGCTAATATTGGCTTTCTGAGAGGAAAACGCATTATTGATAATGCTTATCAGTCATTAGGCATTAGTCATTAG
- the ctpA gene encoding carboxyl-terminal processing protease CtpA — protein MEFMNKQVFRFVFSLFLVFGLVFGLVFGSLIPPAIALTQEQKLVFEVWRIVNRSYLDDTFNNQDWRAVRQDALRKPPANDQAAYTAIRNMLASLDDPFTRFLDPEQYRSLQVNTSGELTGVGLQIALNSQTGALEVITPIEGSPADKAGIQPHDRILKIEGFPTDNLTLDEAAARMRGPIGSVVSLVIGRESESEKEIILVRDRIELNPVIAELRLSPQRKPIGYLRLTQFNANAAMELAHAISQLETKGAAAYILDLRNNPGGLLQAGVEVAREWLDSGTVVYTVNRQGIQGSFEAFGPALTQNPLVILVNQGTASASEILAGALQDNGRAQLVGETTFGKGLIQSLFELSNGSGVAVTIAKYETPNHRDINKLGIKPDIVIPQPPISREQIGTDADQQYQAAVELLNKNFVVAGS, from the coding sequence ATGGAGTTCATGAATAAACAGGTTTTTCGGTTTGTATTTTCATTATTTTTGGTTTTTGGCTTAGTTTTTGGCTTGGTTTTTGGCTCACTCATTCCACCAGCAATAGCTTTAACACAAGAGCAAAAGCTTGTTTTTGAAGTTTGGCGGATTGTTAATCGTTCCTATCTGGATGATACGTTTAACAATCAAGATTGGAGAGCAGTTCGCCAAGATGCACTCAGAAAACCACCAGCAAATGACCAAGCTGCATACACTGCTATCAGAAATATGCTGGCAAGCCTTGATGACCCTTTTACCCGGTTTCTAGACCCAGAGCAGTACCGCAGTTTGCAGGTTAATACTTCTGGAGAATTAACGGGAGTAGGTTTACAAATTGCCCTCAACTCACAAACAGGAGCATTGGAAGTAATTACACCTATAGAGGGTTCACCAGCAGACAAAGCCGGGATTCAACCACACGATCGCATTCTGAAAATAGAAGGCTTTCCTACCGATAATCTCACACTTGATGAAGCTGCGGCCAGAATGCGTGGACCTATTGGTAGTGTTGTCTCTCTTGTGATTGGTAGAGAAAGTGAGTCAGAGAAAGAAATTATCTTAGTCCGCGATCGCATTGAGTTAAACCCTGTCATTGCCGAATTACGGTTATCCCCCCAAAGAAAACCCATTGGCTATTTGCGTCTTACCCAATTTAATGCTAATGCTGCCATGGAATTAGCACACGCCATCAGTCAATTAGAAACAAAAGGCGCAGCGGCTTATATTCTGGATTTGAGAAATAATCCTGGTGGGTTGTTACAAGCAGGTGTTGAAGTTGCCCGTGAGTGGTTAGATTCAGGAACTGTAGTTTATACCGTTAACCGTCAAGGTATCCAAGGCAGTTTTGAAGCTTTTGGTCCAGCACTCACACAAAATCCCTTAGTGATTTTAGTCAATCAAGGAACTGCCAGTGCTAGTGAAATTTTAGCTGGAGCGCTACAAGATAACGGCCGCGCTCAGTTAGTTGGTGAAACCACTTTTGGTAAAGGTCTAATTCAATCTTTGTTTGAATTATCAAATGGTTCAGGTGTAGCTGTCACCATTGCTAAATATGAAACACCCAACCACCGGGATATTAATAAACTGGGTATTAAACCAGATATAGTCATCCCCCAGCCGCCTATTAGTCGGGAGCAAATAGGTACAGACGCAGATCAACAATATCAAGCCGCAGTGGAATTATTAAACAAAAATTTTGTGGTAGCAGGTTCTTGA
- the petB gene encoding cytochrome b6 → MANVYDWFEERLDLEALAEDVTSKYVPPHVNIFYCLGGITLVCFLIQFATGFAMTFYYKPTVTEAFSSVQYIMNEVNFGWLIRSIHRWSASMMVLMMILHVFRVYLTGGFKKPRELTWVSGVILAVITVSFGVTGYSLPWDQVGYWAVKIVSGVPEAIPVVGVLISDLLRGGSSVGQATLTRYYSAHTFVLPWLIAVFMLFHFLMIRKQGISGPL, encoded by the coding sequence ATGGCCAATGTCTATGACTGGTTTGAAGAGCGCTTAGATTTAGAAGCACTCGCAGAAGACGTAACCAGTAAATATGTACCTCCCCACGTCAACATCTTTTACTGCTTGGGTGGAATTACCCTAGTTTGCTTCCTGATTCAGTTTGCAACTGGATTTGCGATGACATTCTACTACAAACCCACCGTTACAGAAGCATTTTCTTCCGTACAGTACATCATGAACGAAGTCAACTTCGGTTGGCTAATTCGCTCCATCCACCGCTGGTCTGCCAGCATGATGGTATTAATGATGATTCTCCACGTTTTCCGCGTTTACTTGACCGGTGGTTTCAAAAAGCCCCGCGAATTAACCTGGGTAAGTGGCGTAATCCTCGCTGTGATTACTGTTTCCTTTGGTGTAACTGGTTACTCCTTACCTTGGGACCAAGTTGGTTACTGGGCTGTAAAAATCGTTAGTGGTGTACCTGAAGCTATTCCCGTAGTTGGTGTTTTAATTTCTGACTTATTGCGTGGTGGTTCTAGTGTTGGTCAAGCTACATTAACCCGCTACTACAGCGCTCACACTTTTGTATTACCCTGGTTAATTGCGGTATTCATGTTGTTCCACTTCTTAATGATCCGCAAACAAGGTATTTCCGGACCTTTGTAA
- the petD gene encoding cytochrome b6-f complex subunit IV — translation MSTQKKPDLSDPILRAKLAKGMGHNYYGEPAWPNDLLYVFPIVIMGSFACIVALAVLDPAMVGEPANPFATPLEILPEWYLFPVFQILRSLPNKLLGVLAMASVPLGLILVPFIESVNKFQNPFRRPVATTVFLFGTLVTIWLGIGAALPLDKSLTLGLF, via the coding sequence ATGTCTACACAGAAAAAACCGGATCTGAGCGATCCTATTTTAAGAGCCAAACTCGCCAAAGGTATGGGTCATAACTACTATGGCGAACCTGCTTGGCCTAATGATTTGCTGTACGTGTTCCCCATTGTCATCATGGGTTCATTTGCTTGTATTGTGGCTCTAGCTGTACTAGATCCCGCAATGGTAGGCGAACCAGCTAATCCTTTCGCTACACCTTTGGAAATTCTCCCAGAGTGGTATTTATTCCCAGTATTCCAAATCCTCCGCTCACTACCTAACAAACTGTTAGGAGTATTGGCGATGGCTTCCGTACCCTTGGGGTTAATTCTCGTTCCCTTCATTGAGAGCGTTAACAAGTTCCAAAATCCTTTCCGTCGTCCAGTTGCGACAACAGTATTCTTATTTGGTACTCTTGTCACCATTTGGTTAGGTATTGGTGCGGCATTACCCTTAGACAAATCTTTGACTTTGGGATTGTTCTAA
- a CDS encoding anti-sigma regulatory factor, translating to MLTKVQQDHLTVKSDLKLQSQVQQWFEKFSQQHLTQNGWSDSQLYRLNLALAEGFTNAVRHAHLALPPETDIEIRLSLWVDRLEIRIWDYGQPFNPDNIPEPKPGTLQDHGYGWFLIRRVADHVIYERDSDHRNCLLIVKYLLESQH from the coding sequence ATGCTTACTAAAGTGCAGCAAGACCATCTGACGGTGAAGAGCGATCTTAAGCTCCAAAGCCAGGTACAACAATGGTTTGAAAAGTTTTCTCAGCAACATCTAACTCAAAACGGTTGGTCCGATAGTCAACTCTACAGACTTAATTTAGCATTGGCAGAAGGTTTTACCAATGCTGTCCGTCATGCTCATTTAGCTTTACCGCCGGAAACAGATATAGAAATTAGATTAAGTTTGTGGGTTGACAGATTAGAGATTAGAATTTGGGATTATGGTCAACCTTTTAATCCTGATAATATACCTGAACCAAAGCCAGGTACTTTACAAGATCACGGTTATGGATGGTTTTTAATTCGGCGTGTAGCTGATCACGTTATTTATGAGCGTGATTCTGATCATCGAAATTGTCTTTTAATTGTTAAATATCTTTTAGAATCACAGCATTAA
- a CDS encoding pirin family protein, with protein sequence MSQNTINYIIHKSNLRGHSQIDWLDSYHTFSFSHFHDPNRMGFRSLRVINDDRIAAGAGFPTHGHRDMEILTYVLSGAVEHKDSLGTGSVIRPGDAQIMSAGTGIMHSEFNHSQTEELHLLQIWMLPNKQGITPRYEQKAFSVEDKKGKLRLIGAKDGRDGAITIHQDIDLYAAILERGNVVNYHVQPHRYAWLQIAQGEVIFNSQQLSAGDGVQISGAEKLEISTNSNAEILLFDLA encoded by the coding sequence ATGTCTCAAAATACTATTAACTACATCATCCACAAAAGTAATTTAAGAGGTCATAGTCAAATTGACTGGCTTGATAGTTATCATACATTTTCCTTCAGTCATTTTCATGATCCCAACCGCATGGGTTTTCGTTCTCTAAGGGTAATTAATGATGATCGCATCGCTGCTGGTGCAGGTTTTCCTACACACGGACATAGAGATATGGAAATACTCACCTATGTATTATCAGGAGCAGTAGAACATAAAGATAGTTTAGGAACAGGTTCAGTAATTCGTCCTGGTGATGCTCAAATTATGAGTGCTGGTACAGGAATTATGCACAGTGAATTTAATCATTCACAAACCGAAGAATTGCATTTGCTGCAAATTTGGATGTTACCAAATAAGCAAGGAATTACACCAAGATATGAACAGAAAGCTTTTTCTGTAGAAGATAAAAAAGGAAAACTACGTTTAATTGGCGCTAAAGATGGACGCGATGGAGCGATAACAATTCATCAAGATATTGACTTATATGCTGCTATTTTAGAACGGGGAAATGTGGTGAATTATCATGTTCAACCCCATCGCTATGCTTGGTTACAAATAGCTCAAGGGGAAGTAATTTTTAACAGTCAACAACTCAGCGCAGGTGATGGAGTGCAAATCTCAGGAGCAGAAAAATTAGAAATTAGTACCAATTCAAACGCAGAAATTTTGTTGTTTGATTTAGCTTAA
- the pyrE gene encoding orotate phosphoribosyltransferase, with protein MSYSTETSNPSDIWATTTDLTTLRQKLLDLFCQLAYQEGDFVLSSGQRSSYYINGKQVTLHPQGALAIARLILNILPADTQAIAGLTLGADPIVSSVSVVSVYENRPIPALIIRKEAKGHGTMAYIEGPNLSPSAKVVVLEDVVTTGQSALKAFERLQAAGYTVDKVISLIDRQQGGAELYKSAGLEFEALFSIKDLQTHYQQK; from the coding sequence ATGTCGTATTCTACTGAAACATCCAACCCATCAGATATTTGGGCAACTACTACTGATTTAACCACTCTGCGTCAGAAGTTACTAGATTTATTTTGCCAACTTGCTTATCAAGAAGGTGATTTTGTTCTCTCTTCTGGACAACGTAGTTCTTACTATATTAATGGTAAACAGGTAACACTCCACCCCCAAGGAGCTTTGGCTATAGCTAGGCTGATATTAAATATTTTACCAGCAGATACTCAGGCGATCGCTGGTTTAACTTTGGGCGCAGATCCCATTGTTTCCTCTGTCAGCGTGGTTTCTGTCTATGAAAACCGTCCCATCCCCGCGTTAATTATTCGTAAAGAAGCCAAAGGTCATGGCACAATGGCTTATATTGAAGGTCCAAATTTATCCCCTAGTGCAAAGGTAGTAGTTTTAGAAGATGTAGTGACAACTGGCCAATCTGCACTAAAAGCATTTGAACGTTTACAAGCAGCAGGTTATACAGTTGATAAAGTAATTTCTCTAATAGATAGACAACAGGGAGGTGCAGAATTATATAAATCTGCTGGTTTAGAATTTGAGGCCCTCTTTTCTATCAAAGACTTACAAACACACTATCAGCAAAAATAA
- a CDS encoding N-acetyltransferase family protein, translated as MIIRHATKTDLPAIVAIYNAAIPSYIATGDLEPVSVESRLAWFENRIPSQRPLWVIEIDNTIAGWLSFQSFYGRPAYTSTAEISIYISPDFQKQGLGKLLLEKAIRDSPNLGLKNLVSFIFAHNHPSLKLFAKFGFQQWGNLPKIADLGNTERDLIIMGLRVGEKSSSR; from the coding sequence ATGATCATCCGTCATGCCACAAAAACCGACTTACCAGCAATTGTAGCCATTTATAATGCTGCTATTCCCAGTTATATAGCCACAGGAGACTTAGAACCAGTATCCGTAGAAAGTCGTTTAGCGTGGTTTGAAAACCGTATTCCTTCACAACGTCCTTTATGGGTCATTGAGATAGATAATACAATTGCTGGCTGGTTAAGTTTTCAATCATTTTATGGTAGACCCGCTTACACTTCTACCGCTGAGATTAGTATTTACATTTCCCCAGACTTTCAAAAACAAGGTTTAGGAAAACTACTTTTAGAAAAAGCAATTAGAGACAGTCCAAATTTAGGTTTAAAAAATCTAGTCAGCTTTATTTTTGCTCATAATCACCCAAGTTTAAAACTGTTTGCCAAATTTGGTTTTCAACAATGGGGAAATTTGCCCAAAATAGCTGACTTAGGAAATACGGAAAGAGACTTAATTATTATGGGTTTACGAGTTGGAGAAAAGTCAAGCAGCAGATGA
- a CDS encoding class I SAM-dependent methyltransferase, protein MSKNNLSNFLQNKSSTSDKWQETITQVAYRFNKQYENKPFEIPAEVEEMPIYQEWKSGILADKIASPFWEIAQPQKNQRCLDIGCGVSFLIYPWRDWQAYFYGQEISNIARDTLNSRGSQLNSKLYKGVEIGAAHQLKYEAEQFDLVIATGFSCYFPLEYWQSVLLEVKRVLKPGGHFVFDILNSEQPLAEDWAVLETYLGAEVFLETVNEWEKNIKAAGCKIVKRQQGELFELFKVRF, encoded by the coding sequence ATGTCTAAAAACAACCTTTCCAACTTCCTCCAAAATAAATCCTCTACTTCAGACAAATGGCAAGAAACCATTACACAAGTCGCCTATAGATTTAATAAACAATACGAAAATAAACCCTTTGAAATCCCCGCAGAAGTAGAAGAAATGCCCATTTATCAAGAATGGAAAAGTGGCATCTTAGCTGATAAAATTGCCTCACCATTTTGGGAAATTGCCCAACCACAAAAAAATCAACGTTGTTTAGATATCGGTTGTGGAGTCAGCTTTTTAATCTATCCTTGGCGAGATTGGCAAGCATATTTTTACGGACAAGAAATTAGTAACATAGCCAGAGATACACTTAATTCCCGTGGTTCACAATTAAATTCAAAATTATATAAAGGTGTAGAAATAGGTGCAGCACATCAGTTAAAATATGAAGCAGAACAATTTGATTTAGTCATCGCTACCGGATTTAGTTGTTACTTCCCCCTAGAATATTGGCAATCAGTTTTATTAGAAGTGAAACGAGTATTAAAACCAGGCGGACATTTTGTATTTGATATTCTTAATTCAGAACAACCTTTAGCAGAAGATTGGGCAGTTTTAGAAACCTATTTAGGTGCAGAAGTATTTTTAGAAACTGTAAATGAATGGGAAAAAAATATTAAAGCCGCAGGTTGTAAAATAGTCAAGCGGCAGCAAGGAGAATTATTTGAATTATTTAAAGTCCGGTTTTAA